One region of Glycine max cultivar Williams 82 chromosome 9, Glycine_max_v4.0, whole genome shotgun sequence genomic DNA includes:
- the LOC121172600 gene encoding tripeptidyl-peptidase 2 isoform X2 — protein MELTRDQLADALYQKGLALAEIESLKDEDKSPTLAATKGTKEDIENKKSTDGRSQGDLFEENFKELKKWVNVKSSKYGILLVTRERRSQRLGTALKVLCDIIQDDAEAAKKKFYELKLSLLDEIGWTHLAAYERQWMHVRFPPSLPLF, from the exons ATGGAGTTAACCCGAGACCAATTGGCAGATGCTTTGTACCAAAAGGGGCTTGCGCTGGCAGAGATTGAGTCTTTAAAG GACGAAGATAAGTCCCCGACTTTGGCTGCTACAAAAGGGACAAAAGAagacattgaaaataaaaaatctacgGATGGTCGCAGTCAAGGAGATTTGTTTGAAGAGAACTTTAAAGAACTGAAGAAATGGGTCAATGTGAAGTCATCTAAATATGGAATCCTCTTAGTAACACGTGAGAGGCGATCTCAAAGGCTTGGGACAGCGTTGAAG GTACTGTGTGACATAATTCAAGATGATGCTGAGGCTGCCAAGAAGAAGTTCTATGAACTAAAGCTCTCTTTGCTTGATGAGATTGGATGGACACATTTAGCTGCATATGAGAGACAGTGGATGCATGTGCGTTTCCCTCCAAGCTTGCCTCTTTTCTAG
- the LOC100777892 gene encoding tripeptidyl-peptidase 2, which produces MPCSSITSTADDSSSNNNNKKKDGSSLHDFKLNESTFLASLMPKKEIGVNRFFDAHPEYDGRGALIAIFDSGVDPAADGLQITSDGKPKVLDVIDCTGSGDIDTSKVVKADSDGRICGASGASLVINTSWKNPSGEWRVGYKLVYELFTEDVISRLKKERKKKWDEKNQEEIAKAVKQLADFDQKHIKVEDVKLKMSREDLQNRLDILRRQSESYDDKGPVIDAVVWHDGEVWRVALDTQSLEDDPNCGKLASFMPLTNYRIERKYGVFSKLDACTFVVNVYSDGNVLSIVTDCSAHATHVAGIATAFHPKEPLLNGVAPGAQIISCKIGDSRLGSMETGTGLIRALIAAVEHKCDLINMSYGEATLLPDYGRFVDLVNEVVNKYRLIFISSAGNSGPGLSTVGAPGGTSSSIIGVGAYVSPAMAAGAHCVVEPPSDGLEYTWSSRGPTADGDLGVCVSAPGGAVAPVPTWTLQRRMLMNGTSMASPSACGGTALLISAMKAEGIPVSPYSVRKALENTAIPIGDLPEDKLSTGQGLMQVDKAFEYIQKCQNVPCVWYQIKIQQCGKTSPSSRGIYLREASACQQSTEWTVQLNPKFHEDADNFKDLVPFEECIELHSTEETVIKAPDYLLLTYNGRTFNVVVDPSNLSDGLHYFEVYGVDCKAPWRGPLFRIPITITKPKAVTNQPPQISFSKMLFQPGHIERRYIEVPHGASWAEVTMKTSGFDTARRFYVDAVQLCPLRRPLKWETSVNFPSPAAKSFAFRVVSGQTLELVISQFWSSGMGSHETASVDFEVVFHGIKVNQEEVILDGSDAPVRIDAETLVVSEELAPVAILNKIRVPYRPIDSKIIALSTDRDKLPSGKQILALTLTYNIKLEDGAQIKPHIPLLNDRIYDTKFESQFYMISDSNKRVYSSGDVYPSSSNLPKGEYILQLYLRHDNVQILEKMRHLVLFIERNLEEKDVIRLSFFSQPDGPLMGNGSFKSLSLVPGIKEGIYLGPPPKEKLPKNSPQGSVLLGAISYGKLSFAGQGENKNPEKHPASYHISYIVPPNKIDEDKGKGSSLSSKKNVSERLKEEVLC; this is translated from the exons ATGCCTTGCTCTTCCATCACTTCCACCGCCGAtgacagcagcagcaacaacaacaacaagaagaagGATGGTTCTTCTCTCCATGACTTCAAGCTGAACGAATCGACCTTCTTAGCTTCGCTCATGCCTAAGAAAGAGATTGGCGTCAATCGCTTCTTCGACGCTCATCCCGAATACGACGGTCGCGGCGCTCTCATTGCTATCTTCG ATTCTGGTGTAGACCCAGCTGCTGATGGATTACAGATTACCTCAGATGGGAAACCAAAAGTTCTTGATGTCATTGATTG CACAGGGAGTGGTGATATTGATACCTCAAAGGTGGTGAAGGCCGATTCTGATGGTCGTATTTGTGGGGCATCAG GGGCATCATTGGTTATCAATACTTCATGGAAAAATCCTTCTGGTGAATGGCGTGTGggttataaattagtttatgagCTATTCACGGAAGATGTGATTTCTCGTTTGAAG aaagaaagaaagaaaaagtgggATGAGAAAAACCAGGAGGAAATTGCTAAGGCTGTAAAACAACTTGCTGACTTTGATCAG AAACACATCAAGGTAGAAGACGTAAAACTTAAAATGTCCCGGGAAGATCTCCAGAATAGACTTGATATTCTGAGAAGGCAATCTGAG AGCTATGATGATAAAGGGCCTGTCATAGATGCTGTTGTCTGGCATGATGGAGAGGTTTGGAGGGTAGCCCTTGACACACAGAGTCTGGAGGATGATCCAAATTGTGGGAAGCTTGCTAGTTTTATGCCTTTAACTAATTATAG GATTGAGAGAAAGTATGGCGTCTTCAGCAAATTAGATGCTTGTACATTTGTTGTTAATGTCTATAGTGATGGGAATGTCTTAAGTATTGTAACAGACTGTTCGGCACATGCCACCCATGTTGCCGGTATAGCTACTGCTTTCCACCCAAAG GAGCCCTTGTTGAATGGAGTTGCACCTGGTGCACAAATAATATCTTGTAAAATTGGGGATTCTCGCTTAGGTTCAATGGAAACAGGAACTGGTTTGATTCGGGCACTGATAGCAGCTGTGGAG CATAAGTGTGACCTTATCAATATGAGTTATGGTGAAGCAACATTACTGCCAGACTATGGACGCTTTGTTGATCTTGTGAATGAG GTGGTGAACAAGTATCGTCTGATATTTATTAGCAGTGCTGGTAATAGCGGGCCAGGATTGAGCACTGTTGGTGCACCTGGTGGTACATCTTCAAGTATCATAGGTGTTGGCGCATATGTGTCTCCTGCTATGGCTGCCGGTGCTCATTGTGTTGTTGAACCTCCATCTGATGGGCTTGAATACACTTG GTCTAGCCGAGGACCAACAGCTGATGGAGACCTTGGTGTTTGTGTGAGTGCTCCCGGTGGTGCTGTTGCTCCTGTCCCCACATGGACTCTTCAACGGCGTATGCTCATGAATGGGACATCAATGGCATCACCATCAGCCTGTGGAGGAACTGCGTTGCTCATAAGTGCAATGAAG GCCGAGGGAATCCCTGTGAGTCCATACAGTGTGAGGAAGGCACTTGAAAATACTGCAATTCCCATAGGTGATTTACCTGAGGATAAATTATCCACTGGACAAGGGCTTATGCAAGTTGACAA GGCTTTTGAATATATACAGAAGTGCCAAAATGTTCCATGTGTTTGGTATCAAATAAAAATCCAGCAATGTGGAAAAACAA GTCCTTCATCAAGGGGCATCTACCTTAGGGAGGCTAGTGCTTGCCAACAATCTACGGAG TGGACAGTGCAACTTAATCCAAAATTTCATGAAGATGCTGACAACTTCAAGGATTTGGTTCCATTTGAGGAGTGCATTGAATTACATTCTACAGAAGAGACAGTTATCAAGGCCCCTGACTATCTATTGCTCACTTATAATGGTCGCACCTTCAA TGTAGTGGTGGATCCTTCCAATCTTTCTGATGGTCTTCATTATTTTGAGGTCTATGGTGTTGACTGCAAAGCTCCATGGCGTGGTCCTCTCTTCAGAATTCCAATCACCATAACAAAGCCCAAGGCTGTAACTAATCAGCCTCcacaaatttcattttcaaagatGTTATTCCAGCCAG GCCATATAGAAAGGAGATACATAGAAGTGCCGCATGGTGCATCTTGGGCCGAAGTAACGATGAAAACATCAGGTTTTGACACAGCACGAAGATTTTATGTGGATGCTGTTCAG CTGTGCCCACTGCGAAGACCTTTGAAATGGGAGACTTCTGTAAATTTTCCTTCTCCTGCTGCCAAAAGCTTTGCCTTTAGGGTAGTAAGCGGTCAGACATTGGAACTAGTCATTTCTCAGTTTTGGTCAAGTGGCATGGGGAGTCATGAGACCGCGAGTGTGGATTTTGAG GTTGTCTTTCACGGGATAAAGGTCAATCAAGAAGAAGTTATACTTGATGGTAGTGATGCACCAGTCAGGATTGATGCTGAAACACTAGTGGTATCTGAGGAACTTGCACCTGTGGCAATTCTAAACAAG ATTAGGGTCCCATATCGGCCAATAGATTCTAAGATTATTGCACTTTCAACAGATCGTGACAAACTTCCTTCTGGAAAGCAGATACTAGCACTGACTCTGAC CTACAACATCAAATTGGAAGATGGAGCTCAAATAAAACCTCACATACCTTTGCTAAATGACAGGATATATGACACTAAATTTGAGTCTCAATTTTATATGATTTCGGACTCAAATAAG CGCGTATATTCAAGTGGAGATGTCTATCCAAGCTCTTCTAATCTTCCCAAAGGAGAATATATTTTACAGTTATATTTGAG gCATGACAATGTGCAGATTTTGGAAAAGATGAGGCATTTGGTGTTATTCATTGAGCGAAATTTGGAAGAGAAG GATGTCATTCGGTTAAGCTTTTTCTCTCAACCCGATGGCCCACTTATGGGAAATGGTTCCTTCAAATCCTTATCTCTAGTTCCAGG TATAAAAGAAGGAATATATCTTGGTCCACCACCAAAAGAAAAGCTTCCCAAG AATTCTCCACAAGGATCTGTTTTGCTTGGGGCAATTTCATATGGGAAGCTGTCCTTTGCTGGTCAGGGAGAGAATAAAAATCCCGAAAAGCACCCTGCATCATATCATATTTCTTATATAGTTCCCCCAAATAAG attgatgAGGACAAGGGAAAAGGTTCTTCcttatcttccaagaagaatGTTTCAGAACGTTTAAAAGAAGAGGTACTATGCTAG
- the LOC121172600 gene encoding tripeptidyl-peptidase 2 isoform X1 → MELTRDQLADALYQKGLALAEIESLKLADLTWCILSKDEDKSPTLAATKGTKEDIENKKSTDGRSQGDLFEENFKELKKWVNVKSSKYGILLVTRERRSQRLGTALKVLCDIIQDDAEAAKKKFYELKLSLLDEIGWTHLAAYERQWMHVRFPPSLPLF, encoded by the exons ATGGAGTTAACCCGAGACCAATTGGCAGATGCTTTGTACCAAAAGGGGCTTGCGCTGGCAGAGATTGAGTCTTTAAAG ttGGCAGACTTGACTTGGTGTATATTGTCAAAGGACGAAGATAAGTCCCCGACTTTGGCTGCTACAAAAGGGACAAAAGAagacattgaaaataaaaaatctacgGATGGTCGCAGTCAAGGAGATTTGTTTGAAGAGAACTTTAAAGAACTGAAGAAATGGGTCAATGTGAAGTCATCTAAATATGGAATCCTCTTAGTAACACGTGAGAGGCGATCTCAAAGGCTTGGGACAGCGTTGAAG GTACTGTGTGACATAATTCAAGATGATGCTGAGGCTGCCAAGAAGAAGTTCTATGAACTAAAGCTCTCTTTGCTTGATGAGATTGGATGGACACATTTAGCTGCATATGAGAGACAGTGGATGCATGTGCGTTTCCCTCCAAGCTTGCCTCTTTTCTAG